The following proteins are encoded in a genomic region of Notolabrus celidotus isolate fNotCel1 chromosome 19, fNotCel1.pri, whole genome shotgun sequence:
- the LOC117830660 gene encoding low-density lipoprotein receptor-related protein 2-like isoform X2 yields the protein MDLRLFSFWVLLTSLTLSQDQVLGCNQGQWQCDDGNCIPDVWRCDGGGDCLDGSDEMDCTGSPECPTGQFSCMDSVGCVDLSARCDGQIQCPTGSDEENCKALEGCLESDWTCRNNICIPKELRCNGVNDCMDNSDEEDCGLCGEDSVRCPEGTCLSAEQRCDGTVQCSDGSDEPITCGRICSKNNGGCSHVCVDEAWGALCACPDGYKLSTNGAVCEDLDECAQPFAPCSHHCTNTIGSYYCHCREGFILNGNSTCVATGNAVRLLTVQRKSIGLLNVASQKFEVIQTLVLDPVALTFDVARGWYYWADNQGNIYKSDGKKKWTINTGEPGIKGLACDWLNGNLFWTNQKTETIYMQAADGKSYTTVLSKNIMPSELVLMPVESLMFWINGGPGDRVTIEKSWMDGSERSSLTVLTAQSAHGLTADVAARRLYWISDFKKSIETVKLDGTGRYSVTGLFNRRPALSLAAFESAFYMVDEKGLWKSPQNKPNQKIFIWKAALPMLSVYHQQQQPQGSSACTKTQCQLCQLTKSSPVGFICSCPNSKVLLLDGTCEYPRFLYATINAIYTLEFRGRESTKTQLFTTDDGILSFDVDWYRDWLYWANKTGHIQRTSLTQAKTEGVPTPLPACLIKVDQRRGNLYWVSCDQKSIGTTTANSRYPQQLYQTTKEIRDLYLDWLRGGLLWLEDDEILSMSMMGGKAKELLHLAAGEVKGNVAFDLRANTLLWNSKRAGLTAMSLLQERSHQAGRRWNISGSVIAAFEPFLLSNSDDVINLWDRRDGRPIQDMTVEGRVFGVIPALKGIKTVPNTPVCSEPSVLCRHTSICLAQTKLCDGQRDCPEGDDEDLCVTSCPSKDDFKCKDQRSCISTNLVCDGRSHCRDGSDEVDCPAVASPVARANVLKCRTGSVPCKDGTECVLYSHVCDGEKDCGDGSDEQGCDAKDQTTSPTNKRPPATKPPAPAVPACSSPSVLCPRSSVRICISPSQFCDGRKDCPDGSDEQTCVKRCPSKNDFRCKDRRSCISKSLVCDGRSHCNDGSDEVNCQNQAPPAAPANALKCRMGSRLCRDGTECVLFSHVCDGERDCRDGSDEDGCDAAEVAPAPASENLPLNRSPIPVQPSIEPPTQPPCTNPSVRCPGSDLCIKPSQFCDEKRDCPDGSDENCLKKCQYRTDFLCKDRRSCIPKNLVCDGRSHCNDGSDEINCPGVAAPVARANGLKCRMGSKSCNDGTECVLFSHVCDGERDCRDGSDEQGCDNEDSGTTGPAENLPSNESPAAVQSFTEPPTQPPCSSPSVWCPGSSICINPTQFCDGKRDCPDGSDEKCVKRCPNKADFRCKDRRSCVSRRLVCDGRSHCHDGSDELDCPSVAVPAAQANALKCRMGSRLCKDGTECVLFSHICDGERDCRDGSDEDGCVVLKTTPATASEDLGSNESPVQPSIEPPNPPPCMSPSVLCASSFLCIKPSQFCDGKRDCPDGSDENCLKKCQYRSDFLCKDRLSCVSKKQVCDGRSHCKDGSDELNCQGAAPPPAARGNGLKCRMGSKPCYDGTECVLYSHVCDGERDCKDGSDEQGCQETCKQGEFQCSHGKMCIPVAQVCDGRSQCRDQSDELDCREQTKSCEFRCADGSRCIPNKFLCDGERDCPDGTDEVGCEPVSDAATTESPALTFASTCITPSVICPGSSLCISQNQLCDGKRDCSDGYDENNCIVQCKNPDDFLCSDRRACVPRKELCDGRSHCPDGSDERWCQSVDHAAPSSSVLSARSGPLKCRRDSKPCKDGLECVLYSHVCDGERDCKDGSDEEGCAALCKTDEFKCAHGNRCIPSEQVCDGRNNCQDRSDELDCSSLIEGCHHRCDNNTRCIPDTFLCDGERDCADGSDEEKCALVACAINQFRCTSGQCVSEALRCDGYADCSDRSDEIDCKRPPRCPVQLRCPNSHECLQKEWLCDGENDCKDGSDEKKCVAEPAKCREYQWQCGDGSQCIPQSWRCDGKVDCHNGKDEDKCSLRKCPPHLYQCGSGECLDPRLVCNSLTNCADSSDEGLGCAKHNCSSLSAPQCDHHCVSTPNGPRCFCAAGFVPHSSAGSCVDIDECNLTPYVCKHTCLNTRGSYICHCHSGFYLEPDNKSCKTKDEPLLLASVHSELLLLGVHSSTLRLLSSVSRPVFSLDYHWAQHRVYWLSPDFQSIRWADMSNTNKKGTLIKGVKSDFIAVDWVGRNLYWVDGLVGQILAVKLGDVTVRSQDFTVVLGEDLEQPSSLVLLPHKGLMLWSEIGSTPQIEQSGMDGSKRKVVISRGLIWPVSLAFDLLDNRVYWADEKMRCIGSASLDGENVKILQLAETPSPFSVTVFNDRVFWSDTKRRTIRSADKTTGKDQKVLLKRPGQPFGLKVMHVLSQPAIPNPCEQLHCSHLCLLAPQRGKSSASGIPAGRGPMAVCRCPKGLLLSKDKITCQLPMDSTFILLLSQTTVHQIHLRSMHRDGVALKKMPNGRDLALSGIHEASALDVSIQELSLYVADAGQGSVDVLKLSSSRSRQELTSSGRILKLKDDSVTTLAVDWVTSNLYWSSIQRPNLHVTSRHDGYTTSLLQGSLQGTTSIALHPPSGRLCYTAIALAGGKNPAEVNCAWMDGRSKALLWRKSSIPTSLVFSNQGTMIYWADSGEGVISSIGVDGSGYKQYKTGPGLLMSLTYVENVLLWVTLDKDVTRLWFSDGLQPNQLWFETKTSFMEIRGYSNDSQSGSNGCSDNNGGCDHLCLAYPGGRTCKCGRGYSAANATSCAPLLDCPAGQEPCFDGSKCVSSGKFCDGQLDCSDESDEQECPNPNSASFRPRQSATSSNSNAQKNSVLSVFKDSASCDVQRCNGHGSCVTEGKVSRCQCESGYKGEFCQDTGTGPSKVGVALGVFSLIAALMAAGFYYAKRRGWVSIGGRSMEKETLMANMGLPCEHYDSDSEELDSPVDVKNPPLALKSLQLR from the exons ATGGACCTACGCCTGTTCAGTTTTTGGGTTTTGCTGACAAGCCTGACCCTTTCCCAAG ATCAGGTTTTGGGATGCAATCAAGGCCAGTGGCAGTGTGATGATGGGAACTGTATCCCTGATGTGTGGAGATGTGACGGAGGAGGAGACTGTCTGGATGGATCGGATGAGATGGATTGCACTG GCTCTCCTGAATGTCCGACTGGTCAGTTTTCCTGTATGGATTCTGTTGGCTGTGTTGATTTGTCGGCCCGCTGTGATGGACAAATTCAGTGTCCCACCGGCTCTGATGAGGAGAACTGTAAAGCTCTTGAGGGCTGCTTGGAGTCTGACTGGACCTGTCGAAACAACATCTGTATTCCTAAGGAGCTGCGCTGCAACGGAGTGAATGACTGCATGGACAACTCTGACGAAGAGGACTGTG GTCTGTGTGGTGAGGACAGTGTTCGATGTCCAGAGGGGACATGCCTGTCTGCTGAACAGAGGTGTGATGGGACAGTCCAGTGCTCAGATGGAAGCGATGAGCCAATCACATGTG GTCGTATTTGCTCTAAGAACAACGGTGGCTGcagtcatgtgtgtgtggatgaagcTTGGGGAGCACTGTGTGCCTGTCCTGATGGATACAAGCTCTCTACTAACGGAGCAGTCTGTGAAG ATCTGGATGAATGTGCTCAACCGTTTGCTCCCTGTAGTCATCACTGCACTAATACCATTGGCTCCTACTATTGCCACTGCAGAGAAGGCTTCATACTAAATGGGAACTCCACATGTGTAGCTACAG GTAACGCTGTCAGATTGCTAACAGTACAGAGGAAATCTATCGGGCTGCTGAATGTGGCATCTCAAAAGTTTGAAGTTATCCAGACTCTAGTGCTTGACCCAGTGGCCTTAACTTTTGATGTTGCCCGAGGCTGGTACTACTGGGCTGACAACCAAGGCAACATTTATAAAAgtgatggaaagaaaaaatggACAATCAATACTG GGGAGCCTGGAATCAAGGGTCTTGCTTGTGATTGGCTGAATGGAAACCTGTTCTGGACCAATCAGAAGACGGAGACGATCTACATGCAGGCAGCTGATGGGAAAAGTTATACTACTGTGCTGAGCAAAAACATCATGCCATCAGAGTTGGTGCTTATGCCTGTGGAGAG CTTGATGTTCTGGATCAATGGCGGCCCCGGGGACAGAGTGACTATAGAGAAGTCGTGGATGGATGGGTCAGAAAGAAGCTCTCTAACTGTACTCACTGCTCAGTCTGCCCACGGCCTCACTGCTGACGTGGCTGCCAGGAGGCTTTACTGGATCAGTGACTTTAAGAAG TCAATAGAGACGGTGAAATTGGATGGAACTGGCCGTTACTCCGTCACAGGACTTTTCAACAGGAGGCCGGCTCTCAGCCTGGCTGCTTTTGAAAGTGCGTTCTACATGGTGGATGAGAAAGGACTGTGGAAATCTCCACAGAACAAGCCAAACCAGAAGATATTTATCTGGAAAGCAGCACTGCCAATGTTATCTGTTTACCATCAGCAACAGCAGCCCCAGG GTTCATCTGCATGTACCAAGACTCAATGCCAGCTCTGCCAGCTGACTAAAAGCAGCCCTGTTGGATTCATCTGCTCTTGTCCAAACTCTAAAGTACTCCTGCTAGATGGGACATGTGAAT ATCCAAGGTTTCTATATGCTACCATTAATGCCATTTACACGTTGGAGTTCAGAGGCAGAGAATCCACTAAAACCCAGCTTTTTACCACTGATGATGGCATTCTGTCATTTGATGTGGACTGGTACAGAGACTGGCTGTACTGGGCCAACAAAACTGGTCATATTCAACGCACCAGTCTAACCCAGGCCAAGACTGAGGGGGTCCCAACACCTTTGCCAG CTTGTCTTATAAAAGTAGACCAGAGGAGAGGGAACCTTTATTGGGTGTCATGTGACCAAAAAAGCATTGGCACCACAACAGCCAACAGTCGATACCCACAGCAGCTCTACCAAACAACCAAAGAGATCCGGGACCTGTATCTGGACTGGCTGAGGGGAGGCCTTCTGTGGCTTGAGGATGATGAAATCCTCTCCATGAGCATGATGGGGGGCAAAGCCAAAGAGCTGCTGCACCTAGCAGCAGGAGAAGTCAAGGGGAATGTCGCCTTCGACCTCAGGGCTAATACTTTGCTCTGGAActcaaaaagagcag GTTTGACAGCAATGAGCCTGCTGCAAGAAAGAAGCCACCAAGCAGGCAGAAGGTGGAACATATCAGGCTCAGTAATAGCTGCCTTCGAGCCCTTTTTGTTGTCCAATTCGGATGATGTCATCAATCTCTGGGACCGGCGTGATGGGAGGCCCATTCAGGACATGACTGTCGAAGGTCGCGTGTTTGGTGTAATCCCTGCACTGAAGGGAATCAAAACAG TGCCAAATACTCCAGTCTGCAGTGAACCCTCTGTGCTGTGCCGACATACGTCAATCTGTCTTGCACAAACCAAGCTGTGTGATGGGCAGAGAGACTGCCCTGAAGGAGATGATGAAGACCTTTGTGTGACTTCTTGTCCATCTAAAG ATGATTTCAAGTGCAAGGACCAGAGGAGTTGTATCTCCACGAATCTTGTTTGTGATGGCCGTTCTCATTGTCGCGATGGCTCAGATGAGGTTGACTGTCCTGCTGTAGCTTCACCTGTAGCTCGAGCAAACGTCCTGAAATGTCGGACAGGGTCAGTGCCATGTAAAGACGGCACAGAGTGTGTTTTATACAGCCACGTGTGCGATGGAGAAAAGGACTGTGGTGATGGATCAGATGAACAAGGATGTG ATGCCAAAGACCAGACCACTTCCCCAACAAACAAAAGGCCTCCTGCCACTAAACCTCCCGCTCCAGCTGTACCAGCCTGCAGCAGCCCTTCAGTGCTCTGTCCCCGCTCTTCAGTTCGCATCTGCATTTCTCCAAGCCAGTTTTGTGATGGACGTAAAGACTGCCCCGATGGCTCTGATGAACAGACCTGTGTGAAAAGATGTCCCTCAAAGA ATGACTTCCGCTGCAAAGACCGCCGGAGCTGCATATCCAAGAGCCTGGTCTGTGACGGTCGGTCTCATTGTAATGATGGCTCAGATGAGGTTAACTGTCAGAATcaagctcctcctgcagccccAGCAAATGCTCTGAAGTGTCGCATGGGCTCCAGACTGTGCAGAGATGGAACAGAATGTGTTCTCTTCAGTCACGTttgtgatggagagagggacTGTAGAGACGGATCAGATGAAGATGGATGTg ATGCTGCAGAGGTTGCTCCTGCTCCTGCCTCAGAAAATCTGCCTTTGAATAGATCACCTATACCTGTTCAACCCTCCATTGAGCCTCCCACCCAGCCGCCCTGCACTAACCCTTCAGTTCGATGTCCAGGATCTGATTTATGCATCAAACCATCGCAATTCTGTGATGAAAAAAGAGACTGCCCTGATGGATCTGATGAGAACTGTTTGAAAAAATGCCAATACAGGA CTGATTTTCTCTGCAAAGATCGTCGCAGCTGCATCCCCAAGAATCTGGTTTGTGATGGTCGGTCTCATTGTAATGATGGCTCAGATGAGATTAACTGTCCAGGTGTTGCTGCTCCTGTCGCTCGGGCAAATGGCTTGAAGTGTCGCATGGGCTCAAAGTCATGTAATGACGGCACAGAATGTGTTCTCTTCAGCCAtgtgtgtgatggagagagggacTGTCGTGATGGATCAGATGAACAAGGATGCG ataATGAAGACTCTGGCACTACCGGTCCTGCAGAGAATCTTCCGTCAAATGAGTCTCCTGCTGCTGTCCAATCCTTTACTGAGCCCCCCACCCAGCCACCCTGTAGCAGCCCTTCAGTTTGGTGTCCAGGTTCCTCTATATGTATAAACCCAACACAGTTTTGTGATGGAAAAAGAGACTGCCCTGATGGATCTGATGAGAAGTGTGTCAAGAGATGCCCAAACAAAG CTGACTTCCGCTGCAAAGACCGTCGAAGCTGCGTCTCCAGGAGACTAGTCTGTGACGGCCGGTCTCATTGTCATGATGGCTCAGATGAGTTGGATTGTCCAAGTGTAGCTGTTCCTGCAGCTCAGGCAAATGCTCTGAAGTGTCGCATGGGCTCCAGACTGTGCAAAGATGGAACAGAATGTGTTCTCTTCAGTCACATttgtgatggagagagggacTGTCGTGATGGATCAGATGAAGACGGATGTG ttgttttaaagACTACCCCGGCCACCGCCTCTGAAGATCTGGGCTCAAATGAATCGCCTGTCCAACCTTCCATTGAGCCTCCCAATCCGCCACCCTGCATGAGCCCTTCAGTTCTCTGTGCATCATCATTTTTATGCATCAAACCTTCACAGTTTTGTGATGGAAAAAGAGACTGCCCTGATGGATCTGATGAGAACTGTCTGAAAAAATGCCAATACAGGA GTGATTTTCTCTGCAAGGACCGTCTGAGCTGCGTCTCAAAGAAACAAGTTTGTGATGGGCGCTCTCACTGCAAGGACGGCTCAGATGAGCTTAACTGTCAGGgtgcagctcctcctccagctgctcgcGGAAACGGCTTAAAGTGTCGCATGGGCTCAAAGCCATGTTACGACGGCACAGAGTGTGTTTTATACAGCCACgtgtgtgatggagagagagactgcAAGGATGGATCCGATGAACAAGGATGCCAAGAAACCTGCAAACAAG GTGAGTTTCAGTGCTCCCACGGCAAGATGTGCATCCCTGTGGCTCAGGTGTGTGATGGGAGGTCGCAGTGTCGGGACCAGTCCGATGAACTGGACTGCAGAGAACAAACCAAGAGCTGCGAGTTTCGCTGTGCAGACGGCAGCCGCTGCATCCCAAATAAATTCCtgtgtgatggagagagagactgcCCGGATGGTACTGATGAGGTCGGTTGTG AGCCTGTCAGTGATGCTGCTACAACAGAGTCTCCTGCTCTCACATTTGCATCAACATGCATCACTCCATCAGTTATCTGTCCCGGATCATCACTTTGTATCTCTCAAAATCAGCTGTGTGACGGAAAAAGAGACTGTTCTGATGGATACGATGAAAACAATTGTATTGTCCAGTGCAAAAATCCTG ATGACTTCTTGTGCAGCGACAGGAGGGCATGTGTCCCAAGGAAGGAACTGTGTGACGGTCGTTCCCACTGTCCTGATGGTTCAGATGAGAGGTGGTGTCAATCAGTAGATCATGCAGCTCCCT CCTCCAGTGTGCTCAGTGCCAGATCAGGCCCACTTAAGTGCCGCAGGGACTCCAAGCCTTGTAAAGACGGCCTGGAGTGTGTTCTGTACAGCCAtgtgtgtgatggagagagggactgcAAGGATGGATCAGATGAGGAGGGATGTGCAGCTTTGTGCAAAACAG ATGAGTTTAAGTGTGCTCATGGAAATAGATGCATCCCATCGGAGCAGGTTTGTGATGGACGGAACAACTGTCAGGACCGGTCTGATGAATTGGACTGTTCAAGTCTGATCGAGGGCTGCCATCACCGCTGTGATAACAACACCCGCTGTATACCAGACACCTTCCtttgtgatggagagagagactgtgCTGATGGGTCAGATGAAGAAAAGTGCG CTTTGGTTGCCTGTGCGATTAACCAGTTTCGCTGTACTAGcggtcagtgtgtgtctgaggcTTTGAGATGTGATGGTTATGCTGACTGCAGTGACCGCTCTGAtgagattgattgcaagagaccCCCGCGCTGCCCAGTGCAGCTGCGATGCCCAAACAGCCATGAGTGCTTACAGAAAGAATGGCTTTGTGATGGGGAGAATGACTGCAAAGATGGGTCAGATGAGAAG AAGTGTGTGGCAGAACCAGCTAAGTGCAGGGAATACCAGTGGCAGTGTGGAGATGGCAGTCAGTGCATCCCTCAGTCCTGGAGGTGTGACGGGAAGGTGGACTGTCATAACGGCAAGGATGAGGACAAAT GCAGCCTGAGGAAATGCCCCCCTCACCTCTACCAGTGTGGCAGTGGTGAGTGTTTGGACCCCCGCCTGGTGTGCAACAGCCTCACTAACTGTGCTGACAGTTCAGATGAGGGCCTTGGATGTGCCAAACACAACTGCTCCAGCTTATCTGCTCCTCAGTGTGACCACCACTGTGTCAGCACTCCAAATGGACCG AGGTGTTTCTGTGCTGCAGGTTTTGTACCACACTCCAGTGCTGGGTCATGTGTGGACATTGATGAATGCAATCTAACGCCATACGTATGCAAACACACCTGCCTGAACACCCGTGGGTCTTACATCTGTCACTGCCACTCAGGCTTCTACCTGGAGCCTGACAACAAAAGCTGCAAGACAAAAG ATGAGCCTCTGCTCCTGGCTTCAGTGCATTCAGAGCTGTTGCTGCTGGGAGTCCACAGCAGCACCTTGCGTCTTCTGTCCTCTGTCAGTCGGCCAGTCTTCTCACTGGATTATCACTGGGCTCAACATAGGGTTTACTGGCTGAGTCCAGACTTCCAGAGCATCCGCTGGGCTGACAtgtcaaatacaaacaaaaaagggaCACTTATCAAAG GAGTGAAGTCAGATTTCATCGCGGTGGACTGGGTTGGTAGAAACCTGTACTGGGTGGATGGGCTTGTAGGCCAGATTCTGGCAGTGAAGCTTGGTGATGTCACTGTGAGATCTCAGGACTTTACTGTGGTCCTGGGTGAAGATCTGGAGCAACCAAGCTCACTGGTCCTGCTGCCACACAAAGG GTTGATGCTTTGGTCTGAGATCGGCAGCACACCTCAGATCGAGCAGTCTGGGATGGACGGTTCAAAAAGGAAGGTGGTTATAAGCCGGGGCTTGATCTGGCCAGTCAGTTTGGCTTTTGACCTCCTGGACAACAGGGTGTACTGGGCCGATGAGAAGATGCGCTGCATTGGCTCGGCTTCTCTGGATGGAGAAAATGTCAAG ATCCTCCAGTTAGCTGAAACACCAAGCCCTTTCTCTGTGACCGTCTTCAATGACAGAGTTTTCTGGTCTGACACTAAAAGAAGGACCATCCGATCAGCTGACAAGACCACAGGCAAAGATCAGAAGGTTCTCCTGAAAAGACCAGGGCAGCCATTCGGACTGAAA gtgATGCATGTCCTGTCCCAACCAGCCATACCCAACCCATGTGAGCAGCTGCATTGCTCCCACCTCTGCCTTCTGGCCCCACAGAGAGGCAAGTCTTCAGCATCAGGAATTCCAGCAGGAAGGGGGCCTATGGCAGTTTGTCGCTGCCCTAAGGGGCTGCTACTTTCCAAAGACAAGATAACCTGCCAACTGCCCATGGACTCaactttcattcttcttttgtcTCAAACAACTGTCCATCAG ATTCACTTGCGCTCCATGCATCGCGATGGCGTTGCTTTGAAAAAAATGCCCAATGGTCGAGATCTAGCCCTGTCAGGGATACATGAGGCCTCAGCACTGGACGTGTCCATCCAGGAGCTTTCTCTTTATGTGGCTGACGCAGGCCAGGGATCTGTTGATGTGCTGAAACTAAGCAGCTCAAGGTCAAGACAGGAGCTGACATCCTCTGGGCGAATCCTCAAGCTGAAG GATGATTCAGTCACAACTCTGGCAGTTGACTGGGTGACCTCCAACCTTTATTGGAGCAGCATACAGAGACCAAACCTCCATGTGACCTCCCGTCATGATGGCTACACCACCTCCCTGCTGCAGGGATCACTACAG gGAACCACATCTATTGCACTGCATCCCCCATCAGGAAGACTGTGCTACACAGCAATAGCTTTGGCAGGCGGTAAGAACCCGGCGGAGGTGAACTGTGCCTGGATGGATGGCCGTAGCAAAGCATTGCTATGGAGGAAGTCTAGTATCCCCACATCTCTGGTCTTTTCTAATCAAGGAACAATGATCTACTGGGCTGATTCGG GTGAAGGAGTAATCAGCTCAATTGGAGTGGATGGATCAGGATATAAACAGTACAAAACAGGGCCAGGTCTTCTCATGTCTTTGACATATGTAGAGAATGTCCTCCTCTGGGTCACCCTGGACAAAG ATGTAACCAGACTGTGGTTCAGTGATGGTCTTCAGCCTAACCAACTGTGGTTTGAGACAAAGACGAGCTTTATGGAGATCAGAGGCTACAGCAACGACAGTCAGTCTG GCAGTAACGGCTGCTCCGACAACAACGGCGGATGTGATCACTTGTGCCTGGCCTATCCTGGGGGTCGGACATGTAAATGTGGGCGGGGCTACTCCGCTGCCAATGCCACTTCCTGTGCACCGCTCTTGGACTGCCCCGCTGGTCAAGAGCCCTGCTTTGACGGCAGCAAGTGTGTCAGCAGCGGCAAGTTCTGTGACGGACAGTTGGACTGTTCTGACGAGTCGGATGAACAGGAGT GTCCAAACCCAAATTCAGCCTCTTTCCGCCCTCGCCAGTCAGCCACCTCCTCCAACTCAAATGCACAAAAGAACTCTGTGCTTTCAGTTTTCAAAGACTCTGCGTCCTGTGATGTCCAGCGCTGCAACGGTCACGGCAGCTGTGTCACAGAGGGCAAAGTCTCTCGCTGCCAGTGTGAGTCTGGTTACAAGGGAGAGTTCTGTCAGGACACAGGGACTGGACCAAGCAAAGTGGGTGTGGCTCTAGGTGTCTTCTCCCTCATCGCTGCACTGATGGCTGCTGGCTTTTATTATGCTAAGAG GAGAGGCTGGGTTTCAATCGGAGGCAGATCCATGGAAAAAGAAACTCTGATGGCTAACATGGGCCTGCCCTGTGAACACTACGACTCAGACTCTGAG GAGCTGGACTCCCCGGTTGATGTGAAGAATCCTCCACTAGCTTTAAAGTCACTGCAGCTGAGGTAG